DNA from Sulfodiicoccus acidiphilus:
TCTTGCCTTAGGGCTGGCCGTTACAACTTACCTGTTCGGTTACACGTTCGGGACCGGCCTCATAATCGGTATACTAGGCTTCATATTCGTGCTCAACATACTGCAGTGGCTCCTAGGTCCCTACTTCATTAATATGGCTTACAGGGCCAAGGAGGTGAAGCCAGACGATCCGACGTATGGTTGGCTCCTGTGGGACGTCAGTGAGGTCGCGAGGAATAACGGTCTACCCGCTCCTAAGGTTTACATAGCTAACGTACCTTTCCCCAACGCTTTCGCCTACGGTAGTCCGTTGGCAGGAAAAAGGGTGGCCATAACTGCTCCAACCCTCAGGATCCTCAACAGGGACGAGTTGAAAGCCGTGCTAGGACACGAACTTGGACACTTGAGACACAGGGACGTGGAGTTGCTGATGGCAGTAGGGCTCATACCAGCCCTAGTGTACTGGCTCGGTTACAGCCTATTCTGGGGCGGAATGTTCGGTGAGGGAGGCAGGGGCAACAACTCTGGCCTGCTCTTCCTGATAGGCATAGCACTAATAGCGGTGAGCTTCCTCTTCCAACTATTCATGCTTTTCCTCAACAGAATGAGGGAGGCTTACGCTGACATAAACGCTGCACAGACCGTTCCAGGAGGTGCGAGCAACCTCCAAACCGCGCTAGCTAAGATAGTTGCCTCAGTAGATCCTTCAGTTGCCCAGAGGTACAAGTCTAACACTACCATGAAGATGTTGTTCTTCGCCCCCATAGACGTGAAGGAGGTTCCGGAAGACGACGTAAGGGCGATAGTTGAGGGTTGGAAACACGAAAAAGTGTCTTGGCACGCCGACCTTTTCAGCGATCACCCCCACCCCGCCAAGAGGATTCAGCTATTGGAGAAAATGAAGGGCAGCTACTACTATTGAATCACATTGAGGGAACCGAAAAGTAAGTCCCTCTCCGTCACGATCCCTTCGGGCTTTTTCTCTCCCTTTCCCACAATCAGGGAGCCTATCCTTCTCTCTACCATGATTGACGCAGCATCCCTTAGGTGAGTTTCTCGCATACACCAAATTACTGACTTAGAACCCACCTCTATTGCCTTCTCTCCTCCTTTCTTTAACCCCTTAACCAGGTCCGCGGCAGTTACTATCCCCTTTACCTCTTCGCCCTCAAGTAGGGGTAGTCTCCTGACCTTTCTATTTGCCATCAACTTCGCTATGTCCCTGATTGGAGTGTCGGGAGAAGTTGTGACTAGAGATGAAGTCATCACTGAGTCCACAATCCCCGTGCTTTGAGATCTACTTACCACCTTGAGGATCTCCCTCTCGCTTAACAATCCAACCAGTTTTCCGTTCTCGACAACAGGTAATCCCCCAAACCCACCCCAGAGCATTTTCCTCACTGCAATTTCTAATTCGTCTCGAGGAGCCACTGTAGTTACCCCTTGCTTGGCCACGCTGGAGACGCTCAGCTTAAGCATATCCTTTCCTAGAGTTGCAAATAGCTCAACAATGTCCCTAGTTGACAGGATCCCCCTAACTTCTTCTCCTTCTAGAATCACCACCCTTCCCGCATCTATATTCGACATCACCTGGACTGCCTCCTCGAGCGTGGAGTCTAAGGAGAGGGTGATTAATGAAGTCCTCATTACTTCCTCTACTTTCACAAGTGTTACTGTGGTTCTGTCCCTAATTATCATTAATGTTGCTGAACACTTAGGGGTTCCTCAACTAACACCTAGGTAAGTCTTCAGGATCCTCACTTCTTCTACTCCGAGGTGGAACCTATAGATCTTCTCTGATTTCATTGAGACGTCGACGAACCTCACCAGTAACTCCGTTTTCTCTATGAGAGTGCTTGCGAATTGTTTAGTCACCTGAAACTCCACGTAAAGGGGATCCTTGGGATCATCTAGTATTATCAGTCTAGCAATAACTTTCCCCTTTTCTCTATCTATCTCCAGCTCCCCAGGGACGTCCGTCCTCCTGGGCGAGTCTGTGCCGTAACATAGAACGTAAGAGCTTTCACAGACGTTACACTTACCTGGGATAACGCACGGGGGGTTATCGTCGTTCAAATCAACTGATATAGGCCTTTCCTTATAATATTCACATGCCTGCTGTAGTGGGAAGGAAAGTTGTAGCGTCGCAATCCCCCCTAGCCACATACGTAGGCGCTAGAGTGCTCAGCGAAGGGGGTAACGCATTCGACGCCGCCTTAGCTGTTAGTGCAGTGCTCTCCGTCGTTCTTCCTCAAACCAGTGGACTGGGGGGAGACGCTTTCCTGTTAGCCAAGACGCCGGAGGGGACAGTTGCCTACAACGCCTCAGGTTGGGCCCCATCAAGGGTACCGGAGAGAGTGGAAGAACTTCGGGGACCGCTTACTGTGACAGTTCCAGGCCTCGTTGATCTCTGGGACTTCCTCTACAGGAAGTACATCACCCTCCCCCTAGATAGACTTCTAGCGCCGGCCATATCGTTGGCCACCGAAGGGTTCGAGGTAGGGAGGAGCCTGAGCAGAGCGATCTCGTCGGGAAAGGACTTTCACGAGAGCTGGAAGAAAACGTTTTGGGGGAGAGGCTACGGTGATACTCTGCGTCTACCTGAGATGGGAGAGGTGATGAAGAGAATAGCTAGGGATCCGCGGGAGTTCTACGAAGGTAAGGTAGCAGAGGAGATGGTAAATGGAATGATCGCTCTAGGCGTAGGGGTGGAACCAGAAGACTTCAGAAGGTTCAGAGGAGAGCAAGTACGTCCTATCAGGTCGTCCTACGGATCTTTCACGCTCTACGAACTCCCCCTAACTCACAGGGAGTAACTACCTTGGAAGCGCTGAAGTTAGTGGAGTTGACAAACGTGAACAGGATGTCCTTTAACGAACCAGAGAGGGTGAGACAGCACGTCAGACTCTTCTCCCTCGCATACAGGGATAGGGACTCCCATGTGGCGGATCCTAGGTTTCACGACTTCGACGTCAACTACCTACTCAGCTCGGGACACCTCGCGTCTCTACTCTCAAGCCAGGGGATCTCCGACGTTAAAGCCGCTGGGGACACCACCTTCTTTACCCTCACTGACGGAGAGAACCACGTAGGTTTCATACAGAGTCTTTTTCACCCCTTCGGCTCGGGAATGGTTGTAAAGCAGATACCACTCCAAAACAGGGGCGCGGGCTTTACTGAGGGTCACAACAGTCCCAAACCGAGAAAGAGGCCTCTCCACACACTCTCCATACTAATGGCAGAGTCCGAAGCGGAGCTCTTAGTGATAGGTTGTGCAGCTGGTCACCTGAGGCCTCAAATTCACTCCCAAGTGTTGGAGTATTATGTGGATTACAAGATGGACATAGATGAGGCAGTTTACGCTCCTAGGTTCGTCATTGAAGAAGGAGAGGTGAAGGTTGAGAGGAGACTCAATCTCCCCTTCAAGCAAATACAGGAATTTTCGCCGGAAGTAGGGGTGGTTCAAGCCCTTAAGGTAAGGGGTAAAGCGTCAACTGCGGTGGCGGACCCTAGGAGTGAAGGTGTCGCTCTAAGGGCTTGAGGCAACCAGCCTCCTGGGAGGCTATTAGGACAGCCCCCAAAACACCTTCCCTCTCAGCCCTCTCCGTTTTAACCCCTCTCTTGGAAGTCCAGTCG
Protein-coding regions in this window:
- the htpX gene encoding zinc metalloprotease HtpX, whose amino-acid sequence is MNAAVVKIKLSMILASIGIVLLGLALGLAVTTYLFGYTFGTGLIIGILGFIFVLNILQWLLGPYFINMAYRAKEVKPDDPTYGWLLWDVSEVARNNGLPAPKVYIANVPFPNAFAYGSPLAGKRVAITAPTLRILNRDELKAVLGHELGHLRHRDVELLMAVGLIPALVYWLGYSLFWGGMFGEGGRGNNSGLLFLIGIALIAVSFLFQLFMLFLNRMREAYADINAAQTVPGGASNLQTALAKIVASVDPSVAQRYKSNTTMKMLFFAPIDVKEVPEDDVRAIVEGWKHEKVSWHADLFSDHPHPAKRIQLLEKMKGSYYY
- a CDS encoding CBS domain-containing protein; the protein is MIIRDRTTVTLVKVEEVMRTSLITLSLDSTLEEAVQVMSNIDAGRVVILEGEEVRGILSTRDIVELFATLGKDMLKLSVSSVAKQGVTTVAPRDELEIAVRKMLWGGFGGLPVVENGKLVGLLSEREILKVVSRSQSTGIVDSVMTSSLVTTSPDTPIRDIAKLMANRKVRRLPLLEGEEVKGIVTAADLVKGLKKGGEKAIEVGSKSVIWCMRETHLRDAASIMVERRIGSLIVGKGEKKPEGIVTERDLLFGSLNVIQ